CGACGAGCGTCACGATCGGAACGTTGAACGAATCACACGTCCGGACGAACCGTGCGGCCTTCTGTGAGGCGTCGATGTCGAGCGTTCCGGCGTTGACGCGTGGCTGGTTGGCGACGATACCGACCGAGCGGCCGTCCATGCGGGCAAAGCCAACGACGACGTTGCGCGCGTAGCCCTCGTGGACCTCGTAGAACGAGCCCTCGTCGACCAGTTCGTCGACGACGTTGGTGACGTCGTACGGCTTTTTGGGCTCCCGGGGAACGATGTCGCCGACGTGTGAGTCTCGAGTCGGGTCGTCCCACGGCTCGACCCGCGGTGGATCTTCCAGATTGTTCTGTGGAAGATACGAAAGCAGTGCCCGGATGGAGTCGAGCGTCTCCTCTTCGGTGTCGCAAGCCACGTGTGCGACGCCGGACGTGTCAGCGTGCGTCCGTGCCCCGCCGAGTTCGTTCATCGTCACCTGTTCGCCGGTGACCGTCTCGATCACGTCCGGGCCGGTGATGAACGCGTGTGACGTGTCCGTCACCATGAACGTAAAGTCGGTGAGCGCCGGCGAGTAGGTTGCACCGCCGGCACACGGTCCCATGATCGCCGAGATCTGGGGTACCAGCCCGGAGGCGTCGGTGTTTCGTTTGAAGATGCGTGCGAAACCGACGAGCGAGGTGACGCCCTCCTGGATGCGGGCACCGCCCGAGTCGTTCAACCCCACGATCGGAACGCCAGCGTTTACGGCCTGATCCATCGCTTTCGTGATCTTGTCGGCGACGACCTCGCTAACGG
Above is a genomic segment from Natribaculum luteum containing:
- a CDS encoding acyl-CoA carboxylase subunit beta; the protein is MTEDDPIEELRERREEAHRGGGEDRIDAQHEKGKMTARERIEHFLDDDTFNELDTFVEHRSTNFGIDEKRFPGDAVVAGYGEVDGRKLFVFAHDFTVLGGSVSEVVADKITKAMDQAVNAGVPIVGLNDSGGARIQEGVTSLVGFARIFKRNTDASGLVPQISAIMGPCAGGATYSPALTDFTFMVTDTSHAFITGPDVIETVTGEQVTMNELGGARTHADTSGVAHVACDTEEETLDSIRALLSYLPQNNLEDPPRVEPWDDPTRDSHVGDIVPREPKKPYDVTNVVDELVDEGSFYEVHEGYARNVVVGFARMDGRSVGIVANQPRVNAGTLDIDASQKAARFVRTCDSFNVPIVTLVDVPGFMPGTDQEHNGIIRHGAKLIYAYAEATVPLLTVITRKAYGGAYIVMASKELEADVNYAWPNAEMAVMGPRGAVNILYRKELTEADDTEARREQLIDEYREEFTNPYKPAKRGYIDDVIEPRDTRRRLIDDLELLERKRVEGPPKDHGNVPL